One genomic segment of uncultured Desulfobacter sp. includes these proteins:
- a CDS encoding IS701 family transposase produces MQKNIDPIRSKLQFKGSLKDFSPVTLQQVYGSELEPLWNELVQRHHYLGHRNLLGKRLKYLAFIEACPVAALSWSAPAKRLGARDKFIGWSDDSRQRSLHRIAANSRFVIFPWVQIPNFGSHILGMNLRCLRKDWLEKFHDELLLVETFVDPSFFQGTVYKASNWRKLGRTKGYTKCGKRYIYHGQIKEIYIYILDSCYRKILGVPSTDFLEHRLSKNVEETSLSLQQSEWTPELLEEFELTDHDFDSIAQELTEFHNIFSDCFCRSEQESLGLTYISGLMSATEKKTAERIALEIKTPQSVRSTQRFLKTYKWDHGAMLQMHQQQVVQQIATEDGMITVDPSEFPKKGKKSVGVAHQYCGNTGKKDNCQSGVFIGYVSGKGYGLIDAQLYMPKSWFEKDHEELRKINLVPEDLVFQTKNDIASNLIKSVSKRFPARWIGCDAGLGSDMDFLKSLPNSLYYFADIKSNSKVFLEKPEVGIPPYAGKGKRPTKPKVLSDHKPISVSKLEKSDQLKWQFVNLGEGSKGPLLAQVACIRVFPSRDGLPQTDPVWLIIRKRTDGQIRYAFSNAPETISFEELCRASCLRWSIERCFQEGKMHLGMDHYEHRSWPAWHRHMIYVMLAQHFLFRVRKRLKKNA; encoded by the coding sequence ATGCAGAAAAATATTGATCCCATTAGAAGCAAATTGCAATTCAAAGGTTCATTGAAAGATTTTTCTCCAGTAACTCTGCAGCAAGTTTACGGAAGTGAACTTGAGCCCTTGTGGAATGAATTAGTTCAACGGCATCATTATTTGGGACATAGGAACCTTTTGGGAAAAAGACTGAAGTATCTGGCATTTATAGAAGCTTGCCCAGTTGCAGCTTTATCATGGAGCGCACCGGCTAAAAGACTTGGAGCCAGAGATAAATTTATTGGATGGTCCGACGATTCCAGACAACGCTCCCTTCATCGGATTGCAGCCAATAGTAGATTTGTCATTTTTCCATGGGTTCAAATTCCTAACTTTGGATCACACATCCTGGGGATGAATCTCCGTTGTCTCCGAAAAGACTGGTTAGAAAAGTTTCATGATGAGCTTTTATTGGTAGAAACTTTTGTCGATCCTTCCTTTTTCCAGGGAACCGTTTACAAAGCGAGCAATTGGAGAAAATTGGGAAGAACAAAAGGATATACCAAATGCGGGAAGAGATATATCTATCATGGTCAAATCAAAGAAATTTACATATACATTCTTGATTCTTGCTACAGAAAAATTTTAGGCGTTCCCTCCACAGATTTTCTTGAACATCGTTTATCAAAAAATGTGGAGGAAACAAGTTTGTCATTACAGCAGTCTGAATGGACACCCGAACTGTTGGAAGAGTTTGAGTTGACTGACCATGATTTTGATTCAATCGCTCAAGAATTAACGGAATTTCACAATATTTTCTCAGACTGTTTTTGCCGAAGCGAGCAAGAAAGTCTTGGTTTGACTTATATTTCCGGTTTAATGAGCGCAACTGAAAAAAAAACTGCAGAGAGGATCGCCCTGGAAATCAAAACCCCTCAATCTGTACGGTCAACCCAGCGTTTTTTAAAAACGTACAAATGGGATCATGGCGCCATGCTTCAAATGCACCAACAGCAGGTCGTCCAGCAGATTGCAACTGAAGACGGTATGATAACGGTAGATCCGTCTGAATTTCCAAAAAAAGGAAAGAAATCCGTTGGTGTTGCACATCAATATTGCGGCAATACCGGCAAAAAAGACAATTGTCAATCAGGTGTATTTATCGGCTATGTCAGCGGAAAAGGGTATGGCCTCATTGATGCTCAACTATATATGCCGAAATCATGGTTTGAGAAAGACCATGAAGAGCTTCGGAAAATCAATCTCGTTCCGGAAGATTTAGTATTTCAAACAAAAAACGACATTGCGTCGAACTTGATAAAGTCTGTCAGTAAAAGATTTCCTGCCCGCTGGATAGGTTGCGATGCAGGTCTTGGCAGCGATATGGATTTTTTAAAGTCCTTGCCGAATTCGCTTTATTATTTTGCCGATATAAAATCAAACAGCAAAGTTTTTTTGGAAAAACCGGAAGTTGGCATTCCTCCATATGCAGGAAAGGGAAAACGTCCTACAAAACCCAAAGTATTGTCGGATCACAAACCAATTTCCGTATCAAAACTGGAAAAGTCAGATCAACTCAAGTGGCAGTTCGTGAATTTAGGGGAAGGAAGCAAAGGCCCACTGCTTGCGCAAGTAGCATGCATAAGGGTCTTTCCTTCGCGGGATGGATTACCACAGACTGATCCGGTTTGGTTAATTATTAGAAAACGAACTGATGGCCAAATCAGATATGCATTTTCAAATGCACCGGAAACAATATCGTTTGAAGAGCTATGCCGGGCATCTTGCCTGCGCTGGTCTATCGAACGCTGCTTTCAGGAAGGAAAAATGCATCTTGGCATGGATCACTATGAACATCGATCATGGCCGGCATGGCATCGACACATGATTTATGTAATGCTTGCGCAACATTTTCTTTTTCGTGTTAGAAAACGGCTAAAAAAAAATGCCTAA
- a CDS encoding LL-diaminopimelate aminotransferase produces the protein MITANENYNKLNASYLFADIAKRVQLYQDSNPDKEVIRLGIGDVTLPLPSAVVQGFKKGVDEMSDDATFRGYGPEQGYLFLRQAIAAGDFQARGADIEADEIFVSDGAKCDTGNFQELFSNNITIAIPDPVYPVYLDTNVMAGRTGEFKDGRYQGIVYMDCLKENGFMPALLDSPVDLIYLCFPNNPTGSTATKKQLTAWVDYARDNKALILFDAAYEAFIRDENLPRSIYEIPGAKEVAVEFRSFSKTAGFTGTRCGFTVVPKACMIYTADGSKVSLHDMWNRRQSTKFNGVSYPVQKAAEAVYSPEGQAQIKANIDYYLANAGMIRQTMTDLGFDHVGGENSPYIWIDGNGRDSWEFFDLLLDKAGVVCTPGGGFGRCGAQSIRISAFNSPENVTKAMARLKDVLK, from the coding sequence GTGATTACAGCCAATGAAAATTACAACAAACTGAATGCCTCATATTTATTTGCAGACATCGCCAAACGGGTTCAACTCTACCAGGACAGCAATCCCGACAAGGAGGTAATCCGCCTTGGTATCGGCGATGTTACCCTGCCGCTGCCCTCTGCGGTTGTTCAGGGTTTTAAAAAGGGCGTGGATGAAATGTCCGATGATGCCACATTCAGAGGGTATGGTCCTGAGCAGGGATATCTGTTTTTAAGGCAGGCCATTGCCGCCGGTGACTTCCAGGCCAGGGGTGCGGATATTGAAGCCGATGAAATTTTTGTGTCCGACGGCGCCAAATGCGATACAGGCAATTTCCAGGAGTTGTTTTCCAATAATATTACCATTGCCATTCCGGATCCGGTTTATCCGGTGTACCTGGACACCAATGTCATGGCCGGAAGAACCGGTGAATTCAAGGACGGACGTTACCAGGGCATTGTTTACATGGATTGCCTGAAAGAAAATGGGTTTATGCCGGCTCTGCTCGATTCGCCCGTGGATCTGATCTATCTTTGTTTCCCCAACAATCCCACAGGGTCCACTGCCACAAAAAAGCAGCTTACTGCCTGGGTGGATTATGCCCGGGACAATAAAGCCCTGATCCTGTTTGATGCTGCCTATGAAGCCTTTATTCGGGATGAGAATCTTCCCAGAAGCATTTATGAAATCCCCGGGGCCAAAGAGGTGGCCGTGGAATTCAGAAGCTTTTCCAAGACAGCCGGTTTTACAGGCACTCGCTGCGGATTTACGGTGGTGCCCAAGGCATGCATGATCTATACAGCCGACGGTTCCAAGGTCTCTTTGCATGACATGTGGAACCGTCGGCAGTCGACCAAATTCAACGGTGTCTCTTATCCGGTGCAAAAGGCTGCCGAAGCGGTTTACAGTCCTGAAGGCCAAGCCCAGATTAAAGCAAATATCGACTATTACCTGGCCAATGCCGGGATGATTCGCCAGACCATGACAGACCTTGGGTTTGACCATGTGGGGGGTGAAAATTCTCCATACATCTGGATTGACGGCAATGGCCGGGATTCCTGGGAATTTTTTGACCTGCTGCTGGACAAGGCGGGTGTGGTCTGTACCCCAGGGGGGGGCTTTGGCCGGTGTGGGGCGCAATCCATAAGAATTTCTGCGTTTAACAGTCCTGAAAATGTGACCAAAGCCATGGCGCGCTTAAAAGATGTTTTAAAATGA
- the glp gene encoding gephyrin-like molybdotransferase Glp gives MTGFFKVKSLDEVLEMTQLFSPMGIEELHTRDAFSRVLAKDLISGENLPGFRRSCMDGYAVNAASTFGASESSPAWLTLKGAIAMGDIPDFKLAPGEAARISTGGMLPAGADAVVMVEHTEAVDEQSIEIYKSVAPLQHVMDETEDFAKGQTVIEKGRLMRPQEIGLAAGLGHTRIQAYQVPRVGIISTGDEVIPVEKTPEPGMVRDINSYSLSALVTQAGGEPVRYGIVKDDPKALKSMCKKALTHTDMVLLSGGSSVGTRDYTVEVLSDLPDTDILVHGISVSPGKPTILAKSGHIPVWGLPGQVVSAMVVFQVVVTAFLHRLRGLSRPVLPVKTSARLSRNLASSQGRRDFVRVLLEQEDHELLARPILGKSGLIRTMVQADGLLEIGEHVEGLEKGSMVDIILLK, from the coding sequence ATGACCGGGTTTTTCAAAGTAAAATCCCTGGACGAAGTTCTGGAGATGACGCAGCTTTTTTCCCCTATGGGCATAGAGGAACTGCACACCCGTGATGCCTTTTCAAGGGTTCTTGCAAAGGATCTGATTTCCGGAGAAAATCTGCCCGGATTCAGGCGCTCCTGTATGGATGGATATGCGGTGAACGCCGCATCTACCTTTGGGGCATCGGAATCCAGTCCTGCATGGCTGACCCTTAAGGGCGCCATTGCTATGGGTGATATTCCGGACTTTAAACTGGCACCAGGAGAAGCCGCCAGGATCTCCACCGGCGGCATGCTGCCAGCCGGTGCAGACGCGGTCGTCATGGTGGAGCACACCGAGGCTGTGGACGAACAGTCCATTGAAATCTATAAATCCGTGGCCCCGCTGCAGCATGTTATGGATGAAACCGAGGACTTTGCAAAGGGTCAGACCGTAATTGAAAAAGGCCGCCTGATGCGGCCCCAGGAAATCGGACTGGCTGCGGGGTTGGGGCACACCCGAATCCAGGCATATCAGGTGCCCAGGGTGGGAATCATCTCTACCGGGGATGAAGTAATTCCTGTGGAAAAAACACCTGAACCCGGTATGGTACGCGATATTAATTCCTATTCTTTGTCTGCCCTGGTGACCCAGGCAGGCGGAGAACCTGTGCGGTACGGCATCGTAAAAGATGATCCTAAGGCTTTAAAATCAATGTGTAAAAAAGCGCTGACCCACACGGACATGGTTCTGCTTTCAGGCGGTTCTTCCGTGGGCACAAGGGATTATACGGTTGAGGTGCTGTCAGACCTGCCGGATACGGACATTCTGGTCCACGGTATTTCCGTAAGCCCGGGCAAACCCACCATCCTGGCAAAATCCGGCCATATCCCTGTGTGGGGGCTGCCCGGCCAGGTGGTTTCAGCCATGGTGGTGTTCCAGGTGGTGGTGACAGCTTTCCTCCACCGGCTAAGGGGCTTGTCCCGGCCGGTTCTCCCGGTAAAAACATCGGCCCGTTTGTCCCGGAATCTGGCATCTTCCCAGGGCAGGCGGGATTTTGTGCGGGTGCTTCTGGAGCAGGAAGATCATGAGCTTTTGGCCCGCCCCATCCTTGGCAAGTCAGGATTAATCCGGACCATGGTCCAGGCAGACGGGCTGCTTGAAATTGGTGAGCATGTGGAAGGCCTGGAAAAAGGCAGCATGGTAGATATCATTCTTTTAAAATAG
- a CDS encoding molybdopterin biosynthesis protein — protein METKRNVYLNMVGIEQAQDCLFENFGHLETGVQTLDVVQARNRVLAAPAVAAISSPNFHAAAMDGVAVDAKATFGASDEAPTSLTIGKTAFWVNTGHMLPEGTNAVIMIENLNILDDNTIEIEAPAFPWQYVRKMGEDIVATQLLFPRDHKINAYAMGALLSGGVFKVSVRKRPRVLIIPTGSELKRWQDVTPETMGSGDVVESNATVLTALCADHGADATINPMLEDDLKTIQTAVSNGVDQGYDMVMILGGSSAGSKDYSKPVIENLGQIYVHGVTMMPGKPLMFGGIRETPVFGIPGYPVSAIVAFEMFAGPLLLAMQHLPPLKQEVVEVTPVRKVASKLGQEEFLRVKIGSVDGRLMSSQLPRGAGSITTLTEADGIIRIPQHVEGIEAGEKVPAHLLRSLESIENTVVITGSHDNTLDLLADQIRLEHPGMGISSSHVGSMGGLMAIKKGSCHMAGCHLLDPDDGTYNISYIEKYLPDVPVRLVNLVMRQQGLILPKGNPDKVKGLSDIVEKKIAFINRQPGSGTRILFDFSLKENGFSAADVLGYENEEYTHMSVAVAVLSGRAGAGLGIKAAALALKLDFLPVVTESYDLVIPEIYYHLPKVQALLCAIQSAEFKQRVMALGGYGVEQTGQELFRSV, from the coding sequence ATGGAAACTAAACGCAATGTCTATTTGAATATGGTGGGAATCGAACAAGCCCAGGATTGTCTGTTTGAAAATTTCGGCCATCTGGAAACAGGTGTACAGACCCTGGATGTGGTGCAGGCCCGGAACAGGGTTTTGGCGGCACCTGCTGTGGCAGCCATCTCATCGCCCAATTTTCATGCTGCCGCCATGGATGGTGTGGCGGTGGATGCCAAAGCCACCTTTGGGGCAAGTGATGAGGCCCCAACGTCTTTGACCATTGGAAAAACCGCTTTCTGGGTGAATACCGGGCATATGCTTCCCGAAGGCACCAATGCCGTCATCATGATTGAAAACCTCAATATCCTGGATGACAACACCATTGAAATTGAGGCACCGGCTTTTCCCTGGCAATATGTCCGCAAAATGGGTGAGGACATCGTGGCCACCCAGTTGCTGTTTCCCAGGGACCACAAAATCAATGCCTATGCCATGGGCGCACTTCTTTCCGGTGGGGTGTTTAAGGTGTCGGTGAGAAAAAGGCCCAGGGTACTGATTATTCCAACGGGATCGGAACTTAAACGTTGGCAGGATGTGACCCCTGAAACCATGGGTTCCGGTGATGTGGTGGAATCCAACGCCACTGTATTGACTGCCCTGTGCGCCGACCACGGAGCAGATGCAACGATCAATCCCATGCTTGAAGATGATCTTAAAACCATTCAGACTGCCGTATCCAATGGGGTAGACCAGGGATATGACATGGTCATGATCCTGGGCGGTTCCTCTGCCGGGTCCAAGGATTATTCAAAACCGGTAATTGAAAATTTAGGGCAGATTTACGTCCACGGGGTGACTATGATGCCGGGTAAGCCCCTGATGTTCGGCGGGATTAGGGAGACCCCTGTTTTCGGAATTCCCGGCTACCCGGTCTCCGCCATTGTTGCCTTTGAAATGTTTGCAGGGCCTCTACTGCTGGCCATGCAGCATCTGCCCCCTTTAAAACAGGAGGTCGTGGAGGTCACTCCGGTCAGAAAAGTAGCCTCAAAACTTGGCCAGGAAGAATTTTTAAGGGTAAAAATCGGTTCCGTGGACGGTCGCCTCATGTCTTCGCAGCTCCCCCGGGGGGCAGGCAGTATCACCACCTTGACCGAAGCCGACGGCATCATACGAATTCCCCAGCATGTGGAAGGCATTGAGGCCGGCGAAAAAGTGCCGGCCCATCTGCTTCGGTCTTTGGAATCCATTGAAAATACGGTGGTGATCACAGGTTCCCATGACAATACCCTTGACCTTCTGGCAGATCAAATCCGGCTTGAACATCCGGGTATGGGAATCTCCTCCAGCCATGTGGGAAGTATGGGCGGCCTGATGGCCATTAAAAAAGGGAGCTGCCACATGGCCGGGTGCCACCTTCTGGACCCCGATGACGGCACCTACAATATTTCATACATTGAAAAATACCTGCCTGATGTGCCGGTACGCCTGGTCAATCTCGTGATGCGCCAGCAGGGACTAATTCTGCCCAAAGGCAACCCAGACAAGGTAAAAGGGCTTTCTGATATTGTTGAAAAAAAAATAGCTTTTATCAATCGTCAGCCAGGCTCCGGTACCCGGATTTTATTTGATTTCAGCTTAAAGGAAAATGGTTTTTCTGCGGCAGATGTATTAGGTTATGAAAATGAGGAATACACCCACATGTCTGTGGCTGTGGCCGTATTATCAGGCCGAGCCGGGGCCGGACTTGGCATCAAGGCTGCGGCCCTGGCCCTGAAATTGGATTTTCTGCCTGTTGTGACTGAATCCTACGACCTGGTCATCCCTGAAATTTATTATCATCTGCCAAAAGTCCAGGCCCTTCTTTGTGCCATTCAGTCTGCTGAATTTAAACAGCGGGTCATGGCGTTAGGTGGATACGGGGTGGAACAAACCGGGCAGGAATTATTCCGGTCTGTTTGA
- a CDS encoding dockerin type I repeat-containing protein: MLPPNAEPDTSIDGEVVIIGEKIDEPGPTNGVAGENVLLASILFDRSSDEVPTLSIGLAKEGLFTNFVTDTGEVLDGSDRIEFLAATVSPEHLFGDLNGNDIIDRQDLLIIRQYLREPASTFPAADIDGDGTITIRDVRKLINLCICN, translated from the coding sequence TTGCTTCCGCCAAATGCTGAACCGGATACATCAATTGACGGCGAGGTTGTTATCATTGGCGAAAAAATTGATGAACCGGGACCAACAAACGGAGTGGCAGGAGAAAATGTGCTTTTGGCTAGTATCCTTTTTGACAGGTCGTCTGATGAGGTTCCTACTCTTTCAATCGGCCTTGCAAAGGAAGGCCTCTTTACAAATTTTGTTACCGATACCGGCGAGGTTCTTGACGGTTCGGACCGGATTGAATTTCTGGCAGCGACAGTGAGTCCCGAACACTTATTTGGGGATCTTAACGGAAACGATATTATTGATCGACAAGATCTCCTAATTATCCGACAATACCTGCGCGAACCTGCAAGCACGTTCCCGGCTGCGGACATAGACGGCGACGGGACCATAACTATAAGAGATGTAAGAAAGTTGATTAATTTGTGTATATGCAACTAA
- a CDS encoding chitobiase/beta-hexosaminidase C-terminal domain-containing protein has product MNHLITNTPYRSGKLLVSIYTIFFFCLVSTSSFAANVSDNIKLLKSSVAYDAQTQTGTIEVKLQNTGTKDLVYPVKVAVTEVFYSLDNADFDGDGDVDGKDMTCFIRLSGTPDSISLSDFTDLFGRTDLASATVTDASKFRIANSAGSTPEELPYLIYTAQESGQVLSPGQETDPVVWQVYIPVNAFLEDRTFHFRVKAFSGEDSTPPDLSIIQPARDSELKENQPAIMVNFQDEDSGIDTSSLTVKINGSDISTSGFTVTAAGATGQVPDDLPYNENTITVSIADNAGNVKETQTSFTVQPDKDTDNDGIPDWWELKHFSDLNAASDSDGDGVSNYDEYTAGTDPNNSDIQAPVILHRYPPDDTTLVATQGNPFEMIVTFGDNDSGIASVVLLDENGVDITSQTIISGNAITFPLKNPENREYQFQLILTDKAGNKTILDISFTADSILPVVTPSIPGGHYDAPFTTNLDCSENADIYYSTDGYPPFAGAANTTTQSAPVTGINIDKTTHIQFFAVDGAGNTGPTGSTIYHLDSTIPVTQVQALQGENDYVTLSWTPVTQAANYHIYRVANPVDKQILEDCVANGIAPPVRLRLLAGVTGETAIDNQVVPGTTYYYGITINALEALEGPLSELASIEFSGSSTAGNKDEAVQRAETWLKANQGTLGSWGSEKNKLLVTSQVLNAFKALEEDDAAVRKGVFFLRGNYADNNDFLGRQINTLYDFEQNVDYLVTKLISQAYISGTTIYGWGTRPGYHPDPVSTAVGASTVSKTTKGTSLTNSSIDALKNNRDSLFFSSDDYCFGWVADADASVYASSLIYSLLAEKYPPQNYVSLWQNFSISWVLSSQTNNGDGSFGNGLVDTAAVLLWLDISGIGISETNKTDAVNYLISQQNSNGSWANDPYVTGLCLQALTAMD; this is encoded by the coding sequence ATGAATCATTTAATAACAAATACACCATATCGATCCGGTAAGCTTTTAGTGTCAATTTACACCATATTTTTTTTCTGTCTTGTTTCAACATCATCATTTGCGGCCAATGTAAGCGACAACATAAAACTGCTTAAATCCAGCGTGGCATATGACGCCCAGACCCAAACCGGCACCATAGAAGTCAAACTTCAAAACACCGGCACCAAGGATTTGGTTTATCCGGTCAAGGTGGCTGTCACGGAAGTTTTCTACTCCCTGGACAATGCCGACTTTGATGGGGACGGAGATGTCGACGGCAAGGATATGACCTGCTTTATACGGCTGAGCGGAACCCCGGATTCAATTTCTTTGTCCGACTTCACAGATTTATTCGGGCGGACAGACCTTGCATCCGCAACCGTGACAGACGCCTCGAAATTTAGAATAGCCAACAGTGCCGGCTCTACGCCGGAAGAACTGCCGTACCTGATTTACACCGCCCAGGAATCTGGCCAGGTATTGTCCCCGGGCCAGGAAACAGATCCAGTGGTCTGGCAAGTTTATATTCCGGTGAATGCCTTTTTGGAGGACAGGACCTTTCATTTCAGGGTAAAAGCATTTTCAGGAGAAGATTCAACCCCACCTGATCTTAGCATAATCCAGCCGGCCCGTGATTCAGAATTAAAAGAAAACCAGCCTGCAATTATGGTCAATTTCCAGGATGAAGACTCAGGCATTGATACATCTTCTTTAACCGTGAAAATAAACGGCAGTGATATCAGCACATCAGGATTTACCGTAACAGCCGCCGGGGCAACCGGGCAAGTTCCCGATGATTTGCCGTACAATGAAAATACGATCACCGTGAGTATTGCCGATAACGCCGGCAACGTGAAAGAGACCCAAACCAGTTTCACCGTACAGCCGGACAAAGATACGGACAATGACGGAATTCCGGACTGGTGGGAGCTGAAACATTTCTCAGATTTAAATGCCGCTTCAGACTCTGACGGAGACGGGGTGTCAAATTACGATGAATACACGGCCGGCACAGATCCCAATAATTCAGATATCCAAGCGCCTGTTATTTTGCACCGGTACCCCCCTGACGATACAACACTGGTTGCCACCCAGGGCAATCCTTTTGAAATGATTGTTACGTTTGGGGATAATGATTCCGGTATTGCCTCTGTTGTCCTTTTGGATGAAAACGGGGTGGATATCACCAGCCAGACGATTATATCCGGAAACGCCATCACCTTTCCCTTGAAAAATCCCGAAAATCGGGAATATCAGTTTCAATTGATTCTTACAGATAAGGCTGGAAACAAAACCATATTGGATATCTCTTTTACTGCGGACAGCATCCTGCCGGTTGTGACACCCAGCATCCCGGGCGGGCATTATGACGCCCCTTTTACTACAAATCTGGATTGTTCAGAAAACGCAGATATTTATTACTCTACGGACGGATATCCCCCCTTTGCCGGGGCGGCAAACACGACCACGCAAAGTGCTCCTGTTACCGGAATAAACATAGACAAAACCACCCATATTCAATTTTTTGCCGTTGACGGGGCCGGTAACACCGGACCCACCGGAAGCACCATCTATCACCTTGATTCCACTATCCCTGTAACACAGGTCCAGGCACTGCAAGGAGAAAATGACTATGTCACCCTTTCCTGGACTCCCGTCACCCAGGCTGCCAATTATCACATCTACCGGGTGGCGAATCCGGTTGATAAACAGATCCTGGAAGACTGCGTTGCCAACGGCATAGCTCCTCCAGTCCGGTTAAGGCTTCTTGCCGGCGTTACCGGAGAAACGGCAATAGATAACCAGGTTGTCCCGGGAACCACATACTATTACGGGATAACGATAAACGCCCTGGAAGCCCTGGAAGGACCCTTGTCTGAATTGGCCTCAATTGAGTTTTCCGGCTCATCAACAGCCGGAAATAAGGATGAGGCCGTTCAAAGGGCCGAAACATGGCTTAAGGCAAACCAAGGGACTCTTGGTTCCTGGGGGAGTGAAAAAAACAAACTCCTTGTAACAAGCCAGGTGCTTAACGCATTCAAAGCTTTAGAGGAAGATGATGCAGCCGTAAGAAAAGGTGTTTTCTTTTTGAGAGGGAACTATGCAGACAACAATGATTTCCTCGGACGGCAAATCAATACACTCTATGATTTTGAGCAAAATGTTGATTATCTCGTGACCAAGCTGATTTCCCAGGCATATATTAGTGGAACAACCATATATGGGTGGGGAACCCGGCCCGGGTATCACCCGGACCCTGTGAGTACGGCTGTGGGGGCTTCCACTGTATCAAAAACGACAAAAGGGACATCACTGACCAATTCAAGTATTGATGCATTAAAAAACAACAGGGATAGTCTTTTTTTCAGCTCGGATGACTATTGTTTTGGCTGGGTAGCAGATGCTGATGCAAGCGTTTATGCTTCAAGCCTGATTTATTCTCTGCTTGCCGAGAAATATCCTCCTCAAAATTATGTAAGCCTATGGCAAAACTTCAGCATAAGCTGGGTTCTTAGTTCACAGACGAATAATGGTGATGGGTCATTCGGCAACGGCCTGGTCGATACTGCGGCCGTTCTTTTATGGTTGGATATCTCCGGTATAGGAATTTCTGAAACCAACAAAACCGATGCCGTCAATTATCTCATAAGTCAGCAAAATTCTAACGGTTCCTGGGCAAACGACCCTTATGTTACAGGTTTGTGTCTGCAAGCGCTTACAGCCATGGACTGA